In Pseudomonas oryzicola, one DNA window encodes the following:
- a CDS encoding thiamine pyrophosphate-requiring protein — MTGTIGDFLVERLYQWGVRRIFGYPGDGINGVFGALARANGKIQFIQARHEEMAAFMASAHAKFTGELGVCMATSGPGASHLLTGLYDARMDHQPVLAIVGQQARAALGGHYQQELDLLSMFKDVAGAFVQQASTPAQVRHLLDRAVRTAVGERRVTAIILPNDLQDLPYHEPPKAHGTVHSGIGYSRPRVLPFEADLQRAADVLNGGRKVAMLVGAGALQASEQVMAVAEKLGAGVAKALLGKAVLPDDLPWVTGAIGLLGTEPSYQLMSECDTLLMIGSGFPYSEFLPREGQARGVQIDLQPDMLSLRYPMEVNLVGDAGETLAALLPLLEHKRERGWRDRIEGWRAQWDKTLAKRAHATAKPLNPQRVVYELSPLLPDQAIVTSDSGSCANWFARDLQIRRGMQCSLSGGLASMGAAVPYAIAAKLAHPQRCVVALVGDGAMQMNNLAELITVAKYWQQWQNPQWICAVFNNEDLNQVTWEQRVMEGDPKFEASQSIPDVPYHLFALSIGLLGIYVDREEDIIPAWERALAADRPVLIEFKTDPNVPPLPPHIKLEQAKKFASSLLKGDPDQAGVILQTARQVLSSVLPGKK, encoded by the coding sequence ATGACAGGCACGATAGGCGACTTTCTGGTGGAACGCCTGTACCAATGGGGCGTAAGGCGCATCTTCGGTTACCCTGGCGATGGCATCAATGGCGTGTTCGGTGCACTGGCCAGGGCCAATGGCAAGATCCAGTTTATCCAGGCCCGGCATGAGGAGATGGCCGCCTTCATGGCCAGCGCGCATGCCAAGTTCACCGGCGAGCTGGGCGTGTGCATGGCCACCTCCGGCCCCGGCGCTTCACACCTGCTGACCGGCCTGTACGACGCCCGCATGGACCACCAGCCGGTGCTGGCCATCGTCGGGCAGCAGGCTCGTGCGGCACTGGGTGGGCACTACCAGCAAGAGCTTGACCTGCTGTCGATGTTCAAGGACGTGGCCGGTGCATTCGTGCAGCAGGCCTCGACGCCCGCGCAAGTACGCCATCTGCTCGACCGCGCAGTACGTACCGCCGTCGGCGAACGCCGGGTCACCGCCATCATCCTGCCCAACGACCTGCAGGACCTGCCCTATCACGAACCGCCCAAGGCACACGGCACTGTGCATTCCGGCATCGGCTACAGCAGGCCCAGGGTGCTGCCCTTCGAGGCAGACCTGCAGCGCGCGGCCGACGTGCTCAATGGCGGACGCAAGGTGGCGATGCTGGTCGGTGCCGGTGCCTTGCAGGCAAGCGAGCAGGTCATGGCGGTAGCCGAGAAGCTCGGTGCAGGGGTGGCCAAGGCGCTGCTGGGCAAGGCCGTGCTACCCGACGACCTGCCCTGGGTCACCGGTGCCATCGGCCTGCTCGGCACCGAACCCAGCTACCAACTGATGAGCGAATGCGACACCCTGCTGATGATCGGTTCCGGCTTCCCATATTCCGAATTCCTGCCGCGGGAAGGCCAGGCCCGCGGCGTACAGATCGACCTGCAGCCGGACATGCTCAGCTTGCGCTACCCGATGGAGGTGAACCTGGTCGGCGATGCCGGTGAAACCCTGGCGGCGTTGTTGCCGCTGCTCGAACACAAACGCGAACGGGGCTGGCGCGACAGGATCGAAGGCTGGCGTGCGCAGTGGGACAAGACCCTGGCCAAACGCGCCCACGCCACAGCCAAGCCTCTCAACCCACAGCGCGTGGTGTACGAGCTCTCCCCGCTTCTGCCGGACCAGGCCATTGTCACCAGTGATTCCGGTTCCTGTGCCAACTGGTTCGCCCGCGACCTGCAGATTCGCCGGGGCATGCAATGTTCACTGTCCGGTGGCCTGGCCAGCATGGGCGCTGCCGTGCCCTACGCCATCGCCGCCAAGCTCGCCCACCCGCAGCGCTGCGTGGTGGCGCTGGTCGGTGACGGCGCGATGCAGATGAACAACCTGGCCGAGCTGATTACCGTGGCGAAGTACTGGCAACAATGGCAGAACCCGCAGTGGATCTGCGCGGTATTCAACAACGAAGACCTCAACCAGGTTACCTGGGAACAACGGGTCATGGAGGGCGACCCGAAGTTCGAGGCCTCACAGTCGATACCTGATGTGCCCTATCACCTGTTCGCCCTGTCCATTGGCCTGCTGGGCATCTATGTGGATCGCGAGGAGGACATCATCCCCGCCTGGGAGCGGGCGTTGGCGGCGGACCGGCCGGTGTTGATCGAGTTCAAGACCGACCCGAACGTGCCGCCGCTACCGCCGCACATCAAGCTGGAGCAGGCGAAGAAATTCGCCAGCAGCTTGCTCAAGGGCGACCCTGACCAGGCCGGCGTCATCCTGCAGACGGCCAGGCAAGTCCTCAGTTCGGTATTGCCTGGCAAGAAATGA
- a CDS encoding PAS domain-containing hybrid sensor histidine kinase/response regulator, whose amino-acid sequence MARPSDDQQRALAGLLGLGDHSARKSHYPELAARLDELEAERNRYKWLFENAVHGIFQASLQDGMRAANPALARMLGYDSPQALLQCLTDFASDLFVEADELHAITATLARERSLHGYETRLRRKDGSHIDVLMNLLLKPGHEGLVEGFVADITERKLAQQRLQQLNDELEQRVAARTDELLEANRNLQQQIAERKQIARALRDARDAAETANRSKDKYLAAASHDLLQPLNAARLLISTLRERPLPEAEKVLVERTHQALEGAEDLLTDLLDISRLDQAAVKPDVASYRLDELYGPLVSEFRTVADAAGLKLRARIGDYAISTDLRLMTRILRNFLSNACRYTDEGRILLGARRRGRHLRLEVWDTGRGIAQDRLQAIFLEFNQLDVGRAADRKGVGLGLAIVERIAKILGYRVEVRSWPGRGSVFSIEVPLGQAVPLPVHPAVPQPGTGNPLPGRRLLVVDNEVSILESMGALLGQWGCEVVTATDQAGALLALQGQAPELILADFHLDHGVVGCEVVRHLREHFGSTIPVVIITADRSDQCRRSLHKLGAPLLNKPVKPGKLRAVLSQLLG is encoded by the coding sequence ATGGCGAGGCCCTCTGACGACCAGCAGCGCGCCCTGGCCGGGCTGCTGGGGCTGGGCGACCACTCGGCACGCAAGAGCCATTACCCGGAGCTGGCGGCCCGCCTGGACGAGCTGGAGGCCGAACGCAACCGCTACAAGTGGTTGTTCGAGAATGCCGTGCACGGGATTTTCCAGGCCAGCCTGCAAGACGGCATGCGCGCGGCCAACCCGGCGTTGGCGCGCATGCTTGGTTACGACAGCCCGCAGGCATTGCTGCAGTGCCTGACCGACTTCGCCAGCGACCTGTTCGTCGAGGCCGACGAGCTGCACGCCATCACCGCGACACTGGCCCGTGAACGCAGCCTGCACGGTTATGAAACCCGCTTGCGCCGCAAGGATGGCAGCCATATCGATGTGCTGATGAACCTGCTGCTCAAGCCTGGCCATGAAGGCCTGGTGGAAGGGTTTGTCGCCGACATCACCGAACGCAAGCTGGCCCAGCAGCGCCTGCAGCAACTCAACGACGAGCTCGAGCAACGGGTGGCTGCGCGCACCGACGAGCTGCTGGAGGCCAACCGCAACCTGCAACAGCAGATCGCCGAGCGCAAACAGATCGCCCGCGCCCTGCGCGATGCCCGCGACGCTGCGGAAACCGCCAACCGCAGCAAGGACAAATACCTCGCGGCTGCCAGCCATGACCTGCTGCAGCCGCTGAATGCTGCGCGGCTGCTGATTTCGACCTTGCGCGAACGGCCGTTGCCGGAAGCGGAAAAAGTGCTGGTGGAACGTACCCATCAAGCCCTGGAGGGCGCTGAGGACCTGCTGACCGATCTGCTGGACATCTCCCGGCTTGACCAGGCAGCGGTCAAGCCGGACGTGGCCTCGTATCGTCTCGACGAACTGTACGGGCCGCTGGTTTCGGAGTTCCGCACGGTGGCTGACGCGGCAGGTCTTAAACTGCGCGCACGCATTGGCGACTATGCCATCAGCACCGACCTGCGGTTGATGACGCGCATCCTGCGCAATTTTCTCAGCAATGCCTGCCGCTATACCGATGAAGGTCGGATCCTGCTGGGGGCCAGGCGCCGTGGCAGGCACCTGCGCCTGGAGGTGTGGGACACCGGGCGGGGTATCGCCCAGGATCGGCTGCAGGCGATCTTCCTTGAATTCAACCAGCTGGACGTGGGCCGTGCCGCCGACCGCAAGGGTGTAGGCCTGGGGCTGGCCATCGTCGAACGGATCGCCAAGATCCTTGGCTACCGGGTCGAGGTGCGCTCGTGGCCGGGGCGTGGCTCGGTGTTCAGTATCGAGGTGCCGCTCGGCCAGGCGGTACCGCTGCCGGTCCACCCGGCCGTACCGCAGCCCGGCACCGGTAACCCGTTGCCGGGCCGGCGGCTGCTGGTGGTGGACAACGAGGTGAGCATCCTCGAGAGCATGGGCGCACTGCTTGGGCAGTGGGGGTGTGAAGTGGTGACCGCAACCGATCAGGCTGGGGCATTGCTGGCCTTGCAGGGGCAGGCCCCGGAGTTGATCCTGGCCGATTTCCACCTGGATCACGGTGTGGTCGGCTGCGAAGTGGTCAGGCATTTGCGCGAGCATTTCGGCAGTACCATTCCGGTAGTGATCATCACCGCTGACCGCAGCGATCAGTGCCGGCGCTCCTTGCACAAGCTCGGTGCGCCGCTGCTGAACAAACCGGTCAAGCCGGGGAAACTGCGTGCAGTATTGAGCCAACTGCTGGGCTAG
- the ercA gene encoding alcohol dehydrogenase-like regulatory protein ErcA, translating to MSQSFSPLRKFVSPEIIFGAGCRHNVANYAKTFGARKVLVVSDPGVIAAGWVADVEASLQAQGIDYCLYSGVSPNPRVEEVMLGAEIYRQNHCDVIVAVGGGSPMDCGKAIGIVVAHGRSILEFEGVDMIRVPSPPLILIPTTAGTSADVSQFVIISNQQERMKFSIVSKAVVPDVSLIDPQTTLSMDPFLSACTGIDALVHAIEAFVSTGHGPLTDPHALEAMRLINGNLVQMIANPGDIALREKIMLGSMQAGLAFSNAILGAVHAMSHSLGGFLDLPHGLCNAVLVEHVVAFNYSSAPERFKVIAEVLGIDCRGLNHRQICARLVEHLIALKRAIGFHETLGLHGVRTADIPFLSQHAMDDPCILTNPRASSQRDVEVVYGEAL from the coding sequence ATGAGCCAGAGTTTCAGCCCGCTTCGCAAGTTCGTTTCGCCTGAAATCATTTTCGGTGCCGGTTGCCGGCATAACGTGGCCAATTACGCCAAGACCTTCGGCGCGCGCAAGGTCCTGGTGGTCAGCGACCCGGGTGTGATCGCCGCCGGTTGGGTCGCCGACGTCGAGGCCAGCCTGCAGGCGCAGGGTATCGACTACTGCCTGTACAGTGGCGTGTCGCCCAACCCACGGGTCGAGGAAGTGATGCTAGGCGCCGAGATCTATCGGCAGAACCACTGTGACGTGATTGTCGCGGTCGGTGGCGGCAGCCCGATGGATTGCGGCAAGGCCATCGGCATCGTGGTCGCCCATGGGCGCAGCATCCTCGAGTTCGAAGGCGTGGACATGATCCGCGTGCCCAGCCCGCCGCTGATCCTGATCCCGACCACGGCCGGTACCTCGGCCGACGTTTCGCAGTTCGTGATCATTTCCAACCAGCAGGAGCGCATGAAGTTCTCCATCGTCAGCAAGGCGGTGGTACCCGACGTGTCGTTGATCGACCCGCAAACCACCCTGAGCATGGACCCGTTCCTGTCCGCCTGCACCGGCATCGACGCGCTGGTGCATGCCATCGAAGCCTTTGTTTCCACCGGCCACGGTCCGCTGACCGACCCCCATGCACTGGAAGCCATGCGCCTGATCAACGGCAACCTGGTGCAGATGATCGCCAACCCTGGCGATATAGCCCTGCGCGAGAAGATCATGCTGGGCAGCATGCAGGCGGGGCTGGCGTTTTCCAATGCCATCCTCGGCGCAGTCCACGCCATGTCGCACAGCCTGGGCGGGTTCCTCGACCTGCCGCATGGCTTGTGCAACGCGGTGCTGGTAGAGCATGTGGTGGCGTTCAACTACAGCTCGGCGCCGGAGCGTTTCAAGGTGATTGCCGAAGTGCTGGGCATCGACTGCCGCGGCCTCAACCACCGGCAGATCTGCGCGCGCCTGGTGGAGCACCTGATCGCGCTGAAACGCGCCATCGGCTTCCATGAGACCTTGGGCCTGCATGGAGTGCGCACGGCCGATATTCCGTTCCTGTCGCAACATGCCATGGACGACCCGTGCATCCTCACCAACCCGCGTGCGTCGAGCCAGCGTGATGTCGAGGTGGTTTATGGCGAGGCCCTCTGA